From a region of the Candidatus Jettenia caeni genome:
- a CDS encoding glucosamine/fructose-6-phosphate aminotransferase — MCGIVGYIGCKEAVKVLLDGIKRLEYRGYDSSGIAFIEDGALKYEKTVGRIAELEKKLLGNNFHPQVGIIHTRWATHGAPTIENAHPHVDCKSEIAVVHNGIIENYDYVKSKLEQEGHIFKSETDTEVLAHLIEKYFHGNLESAVMEALKEVGGTYGIAVISIQNPQKIVAARKGSPLILGIGNQEYFIASDVSASLEHTRDVIYLDDNEIAILTPDYYETKTMQNIKTRKRIEEVLWNIDMIEKGGYEHFMLKEIHEQPQALRNVMRGRVNDNTGSVRLGGLMNCEKDLRKAKRIIIVACGTSWHAGLVGEYMLEELIRIPVEVEYASEFRYRNPVIEKDTIVIAISQSGETADTLAAMRYAKQKRARTLSICNIVGSTIAREADGGIYLHIGPEVGVASTKAFTAQIAVLYLFTYYMKGLRCTSPSMYSDVVQDIQSIPEKVQAILNKEEHIIELAKVYKDSEHVLYLGRGYNYPVALEGALKLKEISYIHAEGYPAAEMKHGPIALVNKDMPVVFIATRDNVYGKILNNIEEVKSRGGKVIAIVTEGDDQIAEKVAHTFSVPKISPALTPVLSVIPLQLLAYHMAVMRGCDVDKPRNLAKSVTVE, encoded by the coding sequence ATGTGTGGAATTGTTGGATACATTGGGTGTAAAGAAGCAGTCAAGGTTTTATTGGATGGCATCAAAAGACTTGAATATCGTGGTTACGATTCCTCCGGAATAGCATTTATTGAAGATGGCGCCTTAAAATATGAAAAAACTGTAGGCAGAATTGCTGAGTTAGAAAAGAAACTTCTCGGAAACAATTTCCATCCACAAGTAGGAATTATTCACACACGATGGGCAACACATGGAGCGCCTACCATAGAGAATGCTCACCCGCATGTTGATTGTAAGAGTGAAATTGCTGTAGTACACAATGGAATTATTGAGAATTACGATTATGTAAAATCAAAATTAGAGCAGGAAGGGCATATCTTTAAGAGTGAGACAGATACAGAAGTATTAGCCCATCTCATCGAAAAATATTTTCATGGTAATCTGGAGAGTGCTGTTATGGAGGCATTAAAAGAGGTAGGGGGGACATACGGAATCGCAGTTATTTCCATACAAAATCCCCAAAAAATTGTAGCAGCAAGGAAGGGATCTCCCCTGATATTAGGAATAGGAAATCAGGAATATTTTATAGCCTCTGATGTTTCTGCTTCGCTGGAACATACCCGGGATGTGATATATCTGGATGATAATGAAATAGCCATCCTCACGCCGGACTATTACGAGACAAAGACCATGCAAAATATCAAAACCCGTAAAAGGATTGAAGAGGTGCTATGGAATATCGATATGATCGAAAAGGGCGGTTATGAACATTTTATGCTCAAAGAGATTCATGAGCAACCTCAAGCCTTGCGAAATGTTATGCGTGGAAGGGTAAATGATAATACAGGCTCGGTAAGATTGGGAGGATTAATGAATTGCGAGAAGGACCTTCGGAAGGCAAAACGTATCATAATTGTTGCGTGTGGCACATCATGGCATGCAGGGCTTGTGGGTGAATACATGTTAGAAGAACTTATACGCATACCCGTTGAAGTTGAATATGCTTCTGAATTTCGGTATAGAAATCCCGTGATAGAAAAAGACACGATAGTAATCGCCATAAGTCAATCAGGTGAAACAGCAGACACCCTGGCAGCGATGCGATATGCTAAACAGAAAAGGGCCAGAACACTCTCTATTTGTAATATCGTTGGCAGCACGATAGCAAGGGAGGCTGATGGTGGAATTTATTTACATATCGGCCCGGAAGTTGGTGTTGCATCTACGAAGGCCTTCACAGCACAAATTGCTGTGCTTTATTTATTTACCTACTACATGAAAGGCCTTAGGTGTACCTCTCCTTCAATGTATTCGGATGTGGTTCAGGATATTCAATCCATACCGGAAAAGGTTCAGGCTATCCTGAACAAGGAGGAGCATATCATAGAACTTGCAAAGGTATATAAGGATAGTGAACACGTCCTTTATTTGGGGAGAGGATATAACTATCCCGTAGCGCTTGAAGGCGCATTAAAGCTTAAAGAGATATCGTATATCCACGCCGAAGGTTACCCCGCCGCAGAGATGAAGCATGGGCCTATTGCCCTCGTAAACAAAGACATGCCTGTAGTCTTTATTGCAACAAGAGATAATGTTTACGGTAAGATTTTAAACAATATCGAAGAGGTTAAATCCAGAGGTGGAAAAGTAATTGCAATTGTAACGGAGGGAGATGATCAAATTGCAGAAAAGGTAGCTCATACCTTCTCTGTGCCAAAAATTTCCCCCGCCTTGACGCCGGTCCTATCGGTAATTCCCCTTCAATTATTGGCCTATCATATGGCAGTCATGAGAGGATGCGATGTTGATAAACCGAGAAATCTTGCAAAGAGTGTAACGGTTGAATAA
- a CDS encoding acetyl-CoA carboxylase carboxyltransferase subunit, which produces MLPCDPLNFHDRITYPERIISEQKKTGLKEAIIAGKGQIHGKEVMIGVTDHSFIMGSMGSVVGEKISRLAEKAMELKLPLVIISGSGGGARMQEGVFSLMQMAKTSAAIARFKEAGGLYISVLTDPSLGGVMASFASLADITLSEPKALIGFAGPRVIQETIKRSLPKGFQTAEFLLEHGFLDLITHRQDMKKELSRLIGYLQ; this is translated from the coding sequence ATGTTGCCCTGCGATCCGCTCAATTTTCATGATAGGATAACCTATCCGGAAAGAATCATCTCGGAACAGAAAAAAACAGGATTAAAAGAGGCGATAATTGCAGGAAAAGGACAGATCCATGGCAAAGAGGTAATGATCGGAGTCACAGATCACAGTTTTATCATGGGAAGTATGGGTTCTGTAGTTGGAGAAAAGATTAGCCGCCTTGCGGAAAAGGCTATGGAATTAAAATTACCTCTGGTAATTATTTCAGGATCAGGAGGTGGAGCCCGGATGCAGGAAGGGGTTTTCTCCTTAATGCAAATGGCAAAGACAAGCGCTGCCATCGCCCGGTTTAAAGAGGCAGGCGGTCTTTATATATCGGTTTTAACAGACCCATCTTTAGGTGGTGTAATGGCGAGTTTTGCCTCCCTTGCAGATATTACCCTATCAGAGCCAAAGGCATTAATAGGTTTTGCAGGTCCCAGAGTCATACAGGAAACCATAAAGCGTTCTCTTCCAAAAGGCTTTCAGACTGCTGAATTTCTGTTAGAACATGGTTTTTTAGACCTGATTACCCATCGTCAGGATATGAAAAAAGAATTATCGAGATTAATTGGCTATTTACAATAA
- a CDS encoding ribulose-phosphate 3-epimerase — translation MQPKIKISASILAANAVRLEDEIKKVEKAGVDLIHIDVMDGHFVPNITMGTFIVEGVKRIAKVPLDIHLMIEYPERYIAAFAEVAGKNDFITFHIEATKKPKEVISLIKNAGLKAGISLNPNTSTDSVENFLDIVDMVLVMSVNPGFAGQKFISDVLPKVARLRSISPDEMDIEIDGGITTETISQAVQQGANVIVAASAIFKTDNPDNAIKTLRQIAEQTPRKKYILSKK, via the coding sequence ATGCAACCAAAAATTAAAATATCAGCATCTATTCTGGCTGCTAATGCGGTACGCCTGGAAGATGAAATCAAAAAGGTGGAAAAGGCTGGCGTTGATCTCATCCATATAGATGTTATGGATGGCCATTTTGTTCCAAACATTACGATGGGAACATTTATTGTAGAAGGAGTAAAACGTATTGCCAAAGTACCTTTAGACATTCATCTGATGATTGAATATCCTGAACGTTATATAGCCGCATTTGCGGAAGTTGCCGGAAAAAATGATTTCATAACATTTCACATTGAAGCTACAAAAAAACCAAAAGAGGTTATTTCATTAATTAAGAACGCAGGATTAAAGGCTGGTATATCGCTGAATCCGAATACATCAACTGATTCGGTAGAAAACTTTCTGGATATAGTTGATATGGTGCTTGTTATGTCAGTAAATCCCGGTTTTGCCGGACAAAAATTTATATCGGATGTTTTGCCCAAGGTTGCAAGACTACGCTCTATTTCTCCGGATGAAATGGATATAGAAATAGATGGCGGTATTACAACAGAAACAATTTCTCAGGCAGTCCAACAGGGAGCAAATGTAATTGTTGCAGCATCTGCAATTTTTAAAACAGATAACCCAGACAATGCAATTAAAACCCTCCGGCAAATAGCAGAACAAACGCCAAGAAAGAAATATATTTTATCTAAAAAATAA
- a CDS encoding transposase: protein MIKYIGLDAHSSTCTFNVTDERGREADNTTIESNGRLLVKYLRGIEGVKKLTFEECELSNWLYEILRPEVDELIVCNPVANGDYKKKKTEKMEESRQEYGKEIVRCSKGFQEIKYLKSIPGIGSIQAAKIVSQVIDPERFSSKYKYYSYCGLVRHKRISDGRGYGSEKIWGNRILKCVYKMAGHSVLKGKSGLRNYYDTLRLRGISHDNAYNAVCRKIAAISLSVWRKSENYNDRLITGNLIK from the coding sequence ATGATAAAGTATATAGGATTGGATGCACATTCGTCAACCTGTACATTCAATGTAACGGATGAAAGAGGGAGGGAAGCAGACAACACTACGATTGAGAGCAACGGTCGGCTTTTGGTGAAGTATTTGAGGGGCATAGAGGGTGTTAAGAAACTGACCTTTGAAGAGTGTGAATTAAGCAACTGGCTCTATGAGATATTGAGACCAGAAGTAGATGAGCTGATCGTATGCAATCCAGTAGCAAATGGTGACTACAAGAAGAAAAAGACGGAGAAGATGGAAGAAAGCAGGCAGGAATATGGAAAAGAGATCGTTCGATGCAGTAAGGGATTTCAAGAGATAAAATATCTCAAGAGCATTCCCGGTATTGGGAGTATCCAGGCGGCGAAGATCGTCTCCCAGGTAATAGACCCGGAGAGATTTAGCAGTAAGTACAAATATTACAGCTACTGTGGGTTGGTGAGGCATAAGAGGATAAGTGACGGCAGGGGATATGGGAGTGAAAAGATTTGGGGAAATCGGATATTAAAATGCGTATACAAGATGGCAGGACATTCGGTTTTAAAGGGTAAGAGCGGTTTAAGGAACTATTACGATACCTTGCGGTTGAGAGGTATCAGTCATGACAATGCCTATAATGCAGTATGTCGTAAGATAGCGGCAATATCTTTAAGCGTATGGAGGAAGAGTGAGAACTATAATGACAGACTGATCACCGGCAATCTCATCAAGTAA
- a CDS encoding glycosyltransferase, with protein MRILIIHPEFKNTGGVSGYYSALKDKFCVEIKHFNIGKRAERKGIFINIFRIFKDYLLFIRELRRSKYDVVHINPSLDFKSVVRDGVFILLSKCYRIKVIVNFHGWCKSFEQKINRSALWLFLNIYGKADVFILLAVEFRNKLLAWGFKQPVYLETTAVDDELIKDIDMQTIIRTRLDNTQCKVLFLSRIVKEKGIYETVDAVNLLHRKYSNIELVVAGNGEEIQRVKDYVKANAISNVSFPGYVKGELKKKSFEGSYMYCFPTYYGEGIPISVLEAIAFGLPVITRPVGGIADFFEQDNHGFITESKDPRVIAGYIEKLYLDKELYKKISLYNYHYATELFLASKVTKRLEKIYREVLQL; from the coding sequence ATGAGAATTTTAATTATTCACCCAGAATTTAAAAATACCGGTGGAGTATCAGGTTATTATTCAGCGCTCAAAGATAAGTTTTGTGTTGAAATTAAACATTTTAATATTGGAAAAAGGGCAGAAAGGAAAGGAATTTTTATAAATATTTTCAGGATTTTTAAAGATTATCTTCTCTTCATAAGAGAGTTAAGGCGGAGTAAGTATGATGTTGTGCATATAAACCCTTCTTTAGATTTTAAGAGTGTTGTGCGCGATGGGGTTTTTATCTTGTTGTCCAAATGTTACAGAATAAAAGTAATAGTGAATTTTCATGGTTGGTGTAAATCGTTTGAACAAAAAATAAACCGGAGTGCTTTATGGTTATTCTTGAATATTTATGGGAAAGCAGATGTATTTATTCTCTTAGCTGTGGAATTTAGAAACAAACTCCTTGCTTGGGGATTTAAGCAACCTGTTTATTTAGAAACAACCGCAGTTGATGATGAGTTAATCAAAGACATCGACATGCAAACAATCATAAGGACGAGGCTGGATAATACTCAATGTAAAGTTCTTTTTCTTTCACGGATTGTAAAAGAAAAAGGTATATATGAAACAGTAGATGCTGTAAATTTGCTTCATAGGAAATATTCCAATATTGAACTTGTTGTTGCCGGAAACGGAGAAGAAATACAACGAGTTAAAGATTATGTGAAAGCAAACGCTATTTCAAATGTTTCTTTTCCCGGGTATGTTAAGGGAGAGTTGAAAAAAAAATCTTTTGAAGGATCTTATATGTATTGCTTTCCCACATATTACGGAGAAGGAATTCCCATTTCTGTTCTTGAGGCAATAGCATTTGGTTTACCTGTTATTACAAGGCCAGTAGGAGGCATCGCAGATTTTTTTGAACAGGATAATCATGGTTTTATTACTGAAAGTAAAGACCCTCGTGTTATTGCAGGTTATATTGAAAAGCTATACCTGGATAAGGAATTATACAAAAAAATTTCCCTCTATAACTACCACTATGCTACAGAATTATTTTTGGCATCAAAGGTTACAAAAAGATTAGAAAAGATATACAGGGAAGTATTACAGCTTTGA
- a CDS encoding carbamoyl transferase encodes MKILGIHDGHNASVCLYEKGKILAALQEERIKRIKNWFGIPTEAIEWVLKYANVKKDNIDIVAVHSEYMPSPKTKDEMIHEYENIGALRYRVKKYLRHTFLKNIVVRKRKIERMKEINNLGFDKSKIRFVNHHQCHAAAAYYGYGNFDEPILILTNDGAGDNICASVNIGEKGKIRTIETIVDSESIGNLYAVITFMMGMVPLEHEYKIMGMAPYADAKGVEKVFTMLMDRFEFDKNNPLKWHRKGDVPEIFFAYPYLKRLFELERFDGVMGGIQKFTEVMLTQWVKNCIMKTDLHKVVLSGGVFMNVKANKLIMELPEVDDLFIYPSCGDETNAIGACYKMYADEVGIGDIKTLEDFYFGPRYSDYEVLNTISNYKFENCRIVFKKSEAIEKEVATLLKNGEVVARFAGREEFGARSLGNRAILADPSRTDIIKIINEMIKNRDFWMPFACSVLEEYASHYVINQKSVKAPYMILTFDTTERVDDIRAGTHPYDNTIRPQIVSKIHNKRYHRLISEFKDMTGIGAVLNTSFNLHGYPIVHSPKDALEVLDKSGLKYLAIENYLIWKK; translated from the coding sequence ATGAAGATATTAGGAATTCACGATGGCCATAATGCTTCTGTATGTTTATATGAGAAGGGTAAAATATTAGCAGCTCTTCAAGAAGAAAGGATAAAAAGGATAAAAAATTGGTTTGGAATTCCAACGGAAGCGATTGAATGGGTATTAAAATATGCAAACGTTAAGAAGGACAATATTGACATAGTCGCAGTTCACAGTGAGTATATGCCTTCTCCAAAGACAAAAGATGAGATGATACATGAATATGAGAATATAGGAGCTTTGAGATATAGGGTGAAAAAGTATTTAAGGCATACTTTTTTAAAAAATATTGTGGTGAGAAAAAGAAAGATTGAAAGGATGAAAGAAATTAATAATCTGGGTTTTGATAAATCTAAAATTCGTTTTGTAAATCATCATCAATGTCATGCTGCAGCCGCCTATTATGGTTACGGAAACTTTGATGAACCTATTTTGATATTAACAAATGATGGCGCAGGAGACAACATATGCGCAAGTGTTAATATAGGAGAAAAAGGGAAAATACGAACCATAGAAACCATTGTTGATTCTGAATCGATAGGCAATCTCTACGCAGTGATTACTTTTATGATGGGGATGGTTCCCCTGGAGCATGAGTATAAAATAATGGGCATGGCGCCTTATGCTGATGCAAAAGGCGTAGAAAAAGTTTTTACCATGTTAATGGACAGATTTGAGTTTGATAAAAATAACCCTTTAAAGTGGCATCGGAAGGGAGATGTTCCTGAGATATTTTTTGCTTATCCCTATCTTAAGAGACTTTTCGAGTTAGAACGATTTGATGGAGTGATGGGAGGTATTCAAAAATTTACCGAGGTGATGTTAACACAATGGGTCAAGAACTGTATTATGAAAACCGATTTGCATAAGGTTGTGCTCAGTGGTGGGGTCTTTATGAATGTAAAAGCGAATAAACTTATCATGGAATTGCCAGAAGTTGATGATTTGTTTATTTATCCATCGTGTGGGGATGAAACGAATGCTATAGGTGCTTGTTATAAAATGTATGCTGATGAAGTAGGTATCGGGGATATTAAAACCCTCGAAGATTTTTATTTCGGTCCGCGTTATTCTGATTATGAGGTGTTGAATACCATCAGTAATTATAAATTCGAAAACTGCCGGATTGTGTTTAAAAAATCAGAGGCTATTGAAAAAGAAGTGGCGACACTTCTCAAAAACGGAGAAGTTGTTGCGAGGTTTGCCGGAAGAGAAGAATTTGGCGCACGAAGTCTGGGGAATCGGGCAATTTTAGCAGATCCGTCAAGAACGGATATTATAAAAATTATTAACGAAATGATAAAAAACCGTGACTTCTGGATGCCATTTGCATGTTCAGTATTAGAAGAATATGCGAGTCATTATGTAATAAACCAAAAAAGTGTTAAGGCTCCCTATATGATTTTAACATTTGATACTACGGAAAGGGTTGATGATATCAGAGCCGGGACTCATCCGTATGATAATACGATACGTCCACAGATAGTCTCAAAAATACATAACAAGAGATACCACAGATTAATTAGCGAGTTTAAGGATATGACAGGTATCGGTGCAGTTTTAAATACATCATTCAATCTCCATGGCTATCCCATTGTGCATAGTCCAAAAGATGCTTTAGAAGTTCTGGATAAATCCGGATTAAAATATCTTGCGATTGAAAATTATCTGATTTGGAAAAAATAA
- a CDS encoding putative N-acetylmannosaminyltransferase yields the protein MNTTKNRINFFDTSIDLLTMDETLQYIEKIIEERIVTQHVVVNVAKLVMMQRDAKLRNVVNSCDLINADGQGVVWGARVLGLNIPERVAGIDLFLKVVELAAKKGYRLYFLGARQEIIERVVIRFLLKYPKLQIAGYRNGYFSKAEEAKIVEIIQNSRPHVLFVAMSSPQKEIFLNQYIENLQIPFMMGVGGSFDVVAGYTNRAPLWAQKAGLEWFFRLMCEPRRMWKRYLISNTIFAWMILKALFRKVLWVY from the coding sequence ATGAATACAACGAAAAATCGGATCAATTTTTTTGATACAAGCATTGATCTTTTAACTATGGATGAGACATTACAGTATATAGAAAAGATTATTGAAGAGCGTATTGTTACTCAACATGTAGTGGTTAATGTTGCAAAACTGGTGATGATGCAACGGGATGCTAAATTAAGAAATGTTGTGAACTCATGTGACCTTATTAATGCCGATGGACAGGGTGTTGTTTGGGGGGCAAGGGTGTTAGGATTGAATATTCCCGAGCGTGTTGCCGGAATTGATCTTTTCCTGAAGGTTGTGGAACTTGCGGCGAAGAAAGGCTACCGATTGTATTTTTTAGGGGCTAGACAAGAAATTATAGAGAGGGTTGTTATAAGATTTTTATTGAAATACCCGAAATTGCAAATTGCAGGGTATCGGAATGGATACTTTAGCAAAGCAGAGGAAGCGAAAATTGTAGAAATTATCCAGAATTCACGGCCACATGTGCTGTTTGTTGCCATGAGTAGTCCGCAAAAAGAAATTTTTTTAAATCAATATATAGAAAACCTGCAAATTCCCTTTATGATGGGAGTAGGAGGGAGCTTCGATGTTGTTGCTGGATATACAAACCGCGCTCCTCTTTGGGCGCAAAAAGCAGGTCTCGAATGGTTTTTTCGTCTTATGTGCGAACCACGCCGAATGTGGAAAAGATATCTTATATCAAATACAATTTTTGCCTGGATGATTTTAAAGGCTTTATTCAGGAAAGTTTTATGGGTCTACTAA
- a CDS encoding putative acyltransferase, producing the protein MGLERDLVSYLKGFSIIIIILHHYIINYLPDHFNFFGNHFVAIFFILSGYGIYYSLNNNSHNNGNLLPFLSKFYWKRAIRIYPLYWLWFFLDQAGDKNSHVSLSSLLDFFLLRITDPPDHWFLHALIPCYIISPVFFSLLEKYHKAYLPIIIGTFILLNPLLYYIGVPEVRTWKYVNLYLTHVLLFSLGMYIPSFQYLKQLRQNRIFLFGLFLCMIFSFFQTSSNAFFYRSKNYEYLFIMLFIASTFSFTFYFIHSNINPPLYSFMKKIGIYTYSLYIFHGMYFTVLCFVHIIKNDSYASLMLTIVLFPLFFVCCGFLEELFYNRLKFRQAYKKCKNKVMY; encoded by the coding sequence ATGGGCTTAGAAAGAGATTTGGTCTCTTATTTAAAAGGATTCTCTATTATCATAATAATTCTTCATCATTACATAATAAATTATTTGCCGGATCATTTTAATTTTTTTGGTAATCATTTTGTCGCTATATTCTTCATCCTGAGTGGCTATGGTATTTATTATTCATTGAATAATAATTCTCATAACAATGGAAACTTACTCCCTTTCCTGAGTAAGTTTTATTGGAAAAGGGCAATACGAATATACCCTCTGTATTGGTTATGGTTTTTTCTTGATCAGGCGGGCGACAAAAATTCCCATGTCAGTTTAAGTTCCTTACTTGATTTTTTCTTACTGAGAATAACCGATCCTCCCGATCATTGGTTTCTGCATGCCCTCATCCCATGTTACATTATTTCTCCAGTATTTTTTTCCCTGTTGGAAAAATATCATAAAGCTTATCTGCCAATAATTATTGGAACATTTATTTTGCTAAACCCTCTATTATATTATATAGGTGTTCCTGAAGTCAGAACCTGGAAATATGTAAATTTGTACCTTACCCATGTCTTGCTTTTTTCTTTAGGAATGTATATTCCTTCATTTCAATATCTCAAACAGCTTAGACAAAATCGTATCTTTTTATTCGGATTGTTTCTTTGTATGATTTTTTCATTTTTTCAGACATCTTCAAATGCTTTTTTTTACAGAAGCAAAAACTATGAGTATCTATTTATTATGTTATTTATAGCATCTACATTTAGCTTTACATTCTATTTTATACATTCAAATATTAATCCCCCGCTCTATAGTTTTATGAAAAAAATCGGTATATATACGTATTCATTATACATATTCCACGGCATGTATTTTACCGTCTTATGCTTTGTGCATATAATAAAAAACGATAGCTATGCGAGTCTCATGTTGACAATTGTACTATTCCCGCTCTTTTTTGTGTGTTGTGGTTTTCTTGAAGAACTATTTTATAATAGATTAAAATTCCGGCAGGCCTACAAAAAATGTAAAAATAAAGTAATGTATTAA
- a CDS encoding asparagine synthase: protein MCGIAGIFNYKNTHSLNPSLLRRMCKTIAHRGPDDEGFYMNQRDRLGIGHRRLSIIDLKLGKQPMSNFHESIWIVFNGEIYNFIELKKELQAKGYRFRTTSDTEVIILLYEEYGEKGFERLNGIFAFAIYDKNKRSLILVRDHFGVKPLYYWIRNGRVLFASEMKAIFQDDSVEKELDSEALNSFLTFRYNPSPQTLFKHVKKLYPGHYLKITFEGGWEMKSYWENIPKINTRITENDAAEEYRRLLTNAVKRQMMSDVPVGLLLSGGVDSAVLGYLMQKNYSEKVKTFTVGFPGSGDYNELHDARSSAQFIESEHHDITISYKDYLDFFYRSFSIIEEPIAETAIPALYYVSKFASNHLKVVLAGQGADEPMAGYHRYLGAHFISKYADILRNLPLTMITKFLSRNERLKRAAYVSQFSGELERILAVYTIFTPVQQELLYNDYTKSLNTSMDEELIYRLYSQTKELPDMLSKILYIDTRMSLSDDLLLFNDKVTMANSLEMRVPFLDIELVQFLESLPRSLKLKGTQRKYIHKRAVESWLPKEIIYRRKRGFMTPMDEWLQDDLAITVKEILMHKDSACKRYFNLDYINQLIELHKSRRENYQKHIFVLLSFEMWHKTFLENNPIGVKCL from the coding sequence ATGTGCGGAATTGCAGGTATATTCAACTATAAAAATACCCATTCATTAAATCCCTCACTCCTCAGGCGGATGTGTAAGACTATTGCTCATCGGGGCCCCGATGACGAAGGTTTTTATATGAATCAGAGAGACAGATTAGGTATCGGGCACAGGCGATTGAGTATTATTGATCTTAAACTGGGGAAACAGCCCATGTCGAATTTTCATGAAAGTATTTGGATTGTGTTTAATGGTGAGATTTATAATTTCATTGAATTGAAGAAAGAATTGCAAGCAAAGGGATATCGTTTTCGCACAACCTCTGATACCGAAGTTATCATTTTGCTCTATGAAGAGTATGGAGAAAAAGGATTCGAACGGCTGAATGGAATATTTGCGTTTGCGATTTATGATAAGAATAAACGATCTCTCATTCTCGTTCGTGATCATTTTGGGGTGAAGCCACTGTACTATTGGATAAGGAATGGAAGGGTGCTGTTTGCCTCAGAAATGAAAGCCATTTTTCAGGATGATTCAGTAGAAAAGGAATTAGATTCCGAAGCGCTCAATTCTTTTCTGACATTTCGTTACAATCCCTCGCCGCAGACGTTATTTAAGCATGTTAAGAAATTGTATCCTGGCCATTATCTGAAGATCACCTTTGAAGGCGGCTGGGAAATGAAAAGCTACTGGGAAAATATTCCCAAAATTAATACCCGCATCACTGAAAATGATGCTGCTGAAGAGTATCGTCGCTTGCTTACAAATGCTGTTAAACGGCAAATGATGAGCGATGTTCCCGTAGGGTTGCTCTTAAGCGGGGGCGTAGACTCAGCGGTCCTGGGTTATTTAATGCAAAAGAATTATTCTGAAAAGGTAAAGACTTTCACCGTTGGATTCCCGGGAAGTGGGGATTACAACGAACTACATGATGCGCGGTCTTCTGCGCAATTCATCGAGTCAGAACATCACGATATCACTATCTCATATAAGGATTATTTAGATTTTTTCTATAGATCCTTTTCCATCATAGAAGAACCAATTGCTGAGACAGCAATTCCCGCTCTTTACTATGTTTCAAAATTCGCTTCAAATCATTTGAAAGTGGTACTGGCAGGGCAGGGGGCAGATGAACCTATGGCTGGCTATCATCGTTATTTAGGCGCTCATTTCATAAGCAAATATGCAGACATTTTGAGAAATTTACCACTCACGATGATTACAAAATTTCTGTCAAGAAACGAGCGATTAAAGAGGGCTGCTTACGTAAGTCAGTTTTCTGGCGAGTTAGAAAGAATATTGGCAGTCTATACAATTTTTACTCCTGTTCAGCAAGAGCTGCTGTATAACGATTATACGAAATCATTGAATACAAGTATGGATGAAGAATTGATTTACCGCCTGTATTCTCAAACGAAAGAGTTACCGGATATGTTATCGAAGATTTTATATATCGATACCAGGATGAGTTTGTCTGATGACCTGTTGCTTTTTAATGACAAAGTTACTATGGCTAATTCTCTTGAAATGCGTGTTCCTTTTTTAGACATCGAATTAGTTCAGTTTTTAGAATCACTTCCACGGTCGTTGAAACTAAAAGGAACTCAACGCAAATATATTCACAAAAGGGCTGTAGAATCCTGGCTGCCGAAAGAAATTATTTATCGCAGGAAAAGAGGCTTTATGACACCCATGGATGAATGGCTCCAGGATGACCTGGCAATTACCGTAAAAGAAATCCTCATGCATAAGGACTCTGCTTGTAAAAGGTACTTTAATCTGGACTATATTAACCAATTGATCGAACTCCATAAAAGCAGGAGAGAAAATTATCAGAAGCATATATTTGTGCTTTTATCCTTTGAGATGTGGCACAAAACGTTTTTGGAAAATAATCCCATAGGGGTGAAATGTTTATAG